Proteins from one Mercurialis annua linkage group LG7, ddMerAnnu1.2, whole genome shotgun sequence genomic window:
- the LOC126654566 gene encoding uncharacterized protein LOC126654566 yields MDRDHGDGLAEFACLGGFSVVQSIVVLERRRRDAVDQLKKLQKDSESWLSEKRKMEEEAGEATGLIQQLRSSAAAKGREISALEAPVQNLSDEIQSLKSSQIFL; encoded by the exons ATGGATCGTGACCATGGCGATGGTCTtgctgagttcgcctgtcttggcggtttttcg gtGGTTCAATCCATCGTTGTTCTAGAGCGTCGTCGtagggatgcggtggatcaacTGAAGAAACTTCAGAAGGATTCCGAATCATGGCTGTCCGAGAAACGGAAGATGGAGGAGGAAGCTGGTGAAGCGACGGGTCTGATCCAGCAGCTGCGCTCATCCGCTGCTGCCAAGGGTCGAGAGATCTCTGCTTTAGAGGCTCCGGTTCAGAATTTGTCTGATGAGATCCAGTCTCTAAAGTCTTCTCAGATATTCTTGTga